tccctctaggggtatattattagctccctctcgggtaGCAgatttagtactatttaaGTCTACAACTGGATCAGTAGTGGTGGAGTCATCGGAATCGTAAAAGTCGTGTTCGTCACGCCACCACCTGAAACCGTTTTCATTACTCTGCGGCGTTAAACTGTCAACCGTATCCAAACTACTCCTACTACACAACCCTTCCCAGCTCTCCACATTCACACCATCTCCTCCCATACACAATTTTGCTTCAGAGTTTACACTATCCACTGTGTTCTTAGTGTTATTAGTCACCCTGTTAGTGTTAGTGTTAGTGTTAGACAATGTGTTGTTAGTGTTACGTGGGTTGAGAAGTCCGAACCTCGGGGATTTGAGCTCATTTcggttaaaattattcacaattaaattattcctttccaaattttttacagaGTTTACACTTTTTTTGGTGAATTCGGGATAAGTTTTGGTGAATGCGGGATAAGTTTTGGTGAATGTGGGATAAGTTTTGGTTATGCGTTGATTTCGGGTGAAGGTGTAAGAATTATCCGATTCGTAGTCACTTGGGTCAGAATCGTCGTAACCTACGGAATTCACCAGCACCTCAGCCATCACCACAATTCtcacaaatatttattttattttaattatttaataattatttaataatttttggATATTTGGGTTAATTTTGGGAAGTTTGGGATTGTCTAATTTTCAAGGGATTTTACCCTTCCAACGCACCCATGAGCACAGTTGAACCTTCAACTGTTACTCCTCTTTACACCATGGAATTGGACTAATTTtaccttattttacctaaATTTACCTTATTTTACGATATTTAGAGGAATTTTACGGAATTTTACGTTATTTTTGGGAATTCCCAAAGATTCCTCaaaattactcaaattCCCTAAATTtacctaaaataattaaaaataactaaaattttaattatctaattttaGACTATTATCACTTTACACTAATAGTActtatattaatactacTTACAGTACTATTAAATCACTTTGTAAGTTGTATTATAGCCTTAATAGAACAATTGGTACTACGCTATTTACACTAACCAGACCTACCAGGTTCGAATCCCCAACCCCAAACACATAACTAACTCCTAACCACAAACTAAACACTGCATAACACTAACTAACATGACTGAActgataaattagtgaacaaattaatgtaatttacGAGAGTAGAGTGCGATGTTGCAGGAGAGAGAGGAAAGAAAGTGTCCCGTGGTTAAGCCTACCAAGTTAGTAATTGGGAACCTTGCAAATAACTGATACCAATCCAGCAGTAACAGATAATTACCAAAACAAACCCCAACCAATAACATTACACACTGTAACACAAGGACTGCTGTTACCTGTTTACTCATTACTGTACTGCTAGGAATGAGATTACTCATTGTACTGCTAGGAATGAGATTACTCACTGTACTGCTAGGAAAGTGATTACTCACATCTGAACTAATGTTAGGAATGAAAAAGTGCACAAGAGTCCCGAGAGCCACGGCAGTGTACATTAGAGCGTAGAATAGATAGTTTACTAGG
Above is a window of Theileria parva strain Muguga chromosome 2, complete sequence, whole genome shotgun sequence DNA encoding:
- a CDS encoding putative integral membrane protein, whose product is MIKNLRRYCLFDFLSCLFFSVFLLYFLVFHDNTKSVDLLTRKVTLLHLLINPTKLLFHLLILPVITFLPIKSTNSTHTSTVARVSKILQSNLRTKIRVLLCFFVVLAFLAFVLTTNNSVTYLVNYLFYALMYTAVALGTLVHFFIPNISSDVSNHFPSSTVSNLIPSSTMSNLIPSSTVMSKQVTAVLVLQCVMLLVGVCFGNYLLLLDWYQLFARFPITNLVGLTTGHFLSSLSCNIALYSRKLH